Part of the Denticeps clupeoides chromosome 3, fDenClu1.1, whole genome shotgun sequence genome, AAGTACTCCTCATCCAAgtctttgtaggccagcaccagAGTCCGAAGGCCATCACCTGCATATTCCTGACCAGCAGGGACAgagacatttctttatttttttgccgTGACAGTCCAGACGAGGACACTTGCAGCGGCGGTGGCACAAACGCACTCACATTGAGGTGTTCAGTGGTGACCTCCATCAGTTTCGAGCAGGAGGGATGTAGCCTCTCATAAATAATGGTGTCCGCTCCTTTGCAATAGAGGGTCAGTTTCCCTTCTGGACTACGCActaggagacacacacacacacacacacacacacacacacattaaatgtgcTGGCCACTACTTCAGTTCAGTAAAAATCACTTCTTCATGACATAGTTTATCCACAGCATAAATTCATAGTTACCAATGACAGACATCCTCTTTCGAACATTGTTGAAGTCCAGCACAGCCAGCAGCTCATAGGTGATGCTGGTGCCCATCTCTATCACCTCAATGCTCTCCGGCGTCCGAGCTTTAAACACAAAGCCAAAGTTCCTTGCTGCTGTGACCAGGGCTCCTTCATCCGGGGACTGCGCCTGATACACCAACTCACCTACGCGAGGAGAGCAGAGGTCAAGCAAGTCCTCATTCCTCAAACATTGGACTGCTGAACCAAGCACATGCCTGGAAAACCCCCAGCAGGTGGCACTCaccctccttcttctcctctggcATGACGGTGTGGCAGAGCGCCAGCAGGCGGAAGAAGGCCTGAACCTCTGCAGAACCCTGCTTCACTGCCTCCAACAGACTGAGGTCGTGAAAACGAAACTTGGGGTCAGCCAGCCGGTTCCAGCTGAAGTCCACGTGTTCGGTCTTCTGTGAGATGCATGAGAATTTGCATTTGCTAGCTGTCAGATTTGGcttcacaaaatgaaataaagatttCGTACTAGTCAAATGATCAAACGCATGTCATATcgaaatgtaaaaatctgcatACCTCTGTAATCTCCATTCTCTGTCCAGTGAAATCCAAGACATCCCCTACAGAATGGTATGAAAAAGGTTTTTTCCAAAAACCACACATTCACAATATCATAAATTTCCTCAATGATGAGCTTTTGGAATGATTGAAAAGCATTGAATGGAAGTCTGCTGATGTCTTGGGAAACAGAAAATCTCACCATAAGACCTGCCATTGATGGAGCATTTGTTGAACGTCATGATGTTCTGTGTGAGCGTGCCAGTCTTATCACTAAAGATGTATTTAATCTGGCCCAGCTCCTCGTTCAGAGTAGTGGTGCGAGCTTGGGCTGGTGTGTCACTGTTGGTGTGGTACATCTTCCTGTCCCAGTCAATGTAGTAGCTGTTGCCCAAGCGAATAATCTCCACACTGACCCACAAAAAAACAGGGGACAGAGACTCGTCATATTTGTTGCTGAGTAGGTACTCAAATTGGACAGTCAAGCCCGACCTTTTGTAATGTGAGAAGTAAACCTGCACAGGCAGACCTGACATAGAGAGAGATGGGCACTACTGTGTTGAGAATGATGACGTAGGACCAGAACGTGAGGAAGGCAGAGAAGGCGGCGTTGGCCCCATTTTGGCGGGGGAGGAAGACAGTGAAAACTGAGCCATCCTGGTATTCCCAGATCCCCTTTCCAATAGCCAGGACAGTACACATGAACACCAAGAACCCAAAGATCTGTCAAAAGTTACAACAGAATGTACCATAAATAAACCATAGAATGTACCAATGTACCATATGTATGctatacagtgtgtgtataatatactTACACAAAGCACCAATACATTCATCAAATGATCAATGCTGGTGCGCTTGAACATTGTCTTCCCACAGTTTTGCATCAACTTTGTGTCTTGACCTGAGAAGGACACAATGATGGttgtattacataaatataattttcacTATTTTTCTTCACTATTTGCAAAAAGTATGATATCAAGTATCATATGATATAAAAGTATCATCCTACTCAATAACAccctcatctatgaaccagaacataataaaatcacaggttcaaaccccacttacgaccattgtgtccctgagcaagacacttaactccagggggactgtctgtaactactgatggtaaggcGCTCTGATTAAGGTTTTCtgctaaatgctttaaatgtaaatgagcaaaGGAGAGTAAATACTTTACCGTAATATAACACTTTAGTATTcactaaatatttaaaatatcttGCTACATTTTTGCTCTGAGGTTGAAAACAAACTGAGTCCCATGAAGTCCCACAGGGATCAATTTCAGGTCCATATATATTGACCAGCTTTGAGTAAAATTCAGGTGAGCTTTAATTATTGCATATGCATTTTTCAATGTGtgtaaacattttatatttaaatgagtCAGAGTCTTCCCTACGTTCCCAAGGGCCCATATGCTCATCTACAACTTTGGGTTGGCATTCATTTTACTTCCTTTGCTAATTACCTAGGAGAGGACTAAGGTTGTCCAAGTCTGAAGCCCTCCATGATGAGAGTTGGAGACACCTGCACTGGGAACACAGGACCTTGGGAACATCGATGCAGCTATGTACAGCCATGGGGAGCTATGACATTTTCTCATACCTCCAAAGATGACCAAGCCAAAGCACCACTCTGTGTTCCTTAGGGTGCAGCCTCTCAGCAGTATCTTCTCATTGTCGAGAGCGTACGTATGGCTTTGGAAGGTGAGGTTCCCAGTGAACTTATCCAGACGATTGTTTGGGGGCTCACATCGAACCTCCCCTATGAGTACAAATTGAAATCAGATCTTAGACACAGCATATTTGTTAAGGTTTGTTAAAGTTTCAATTAGTTTAACCGTGTACAGTTTCATCTCTTGCTTTAAATGAAGGTTTCAGGTTTAAATGCTGAGTGTTTCttatatgatttttaaaaagagatttacatttacagcatataggagatgcccttatccagaacaacttagaATGAGTAATGTCGTGGCCTGACATTGTGTGGTTCCACGTTACGGTCCAGAGTCCTGATTGTATAAATCTACCCTGGCTGGGTATTCTTGTTGTTGGGTCGTTGTGCCTTGGAATAAATGCCCTGTCTGTGTAAGTTGTGCAATTGCATCCTATGTTTCCTGCTGGCATGAATTTGAGTCACAGgaacggtccccctggagacactcttgctcagggacacagtgttAGTGGGTGGGCTTTAAGgtgtttgtggtcttctagttccACCCCGGCACCATTCCCTAATCATACTTACATCTATCTTCGTTTGACTTACCATCAAATGCAGACAGTTGCTCTATACTGTCACCCATGTCTCCAGTGACGGTCAAAGCctgtttcactttcaaattagTCTCCCTGAAGAgtgaaaaacaacaagaaagaGTGAAGTTCTTTAATCTTTGAAAAAACGTCTACAGACTAGGATGTCTGCTGAAATAAACGTGAGGGGTGTATGTAATTCTGACCCGTCCAGCTCAGCTGTTTCAATGTAGACCAGGTTCAAAGGCTCACTGCTGGACAACAAGAGAAGATCTGCCTGAAATATCAAAACAACATGGGAACTTTCAGATTGCAAATGAATTTTCATTCCTTAGTTCAATTTAGCTTTCAAACCCTCTCACCGTCACAAACTGGTTGCTCTCCAGCTTTATGATGTCGCCTACTTGAACATTCATCCATTTCTCACTTTTTAGCCTGAGTGGTTCAGAAGGAAAGGAcgtgaatgaaaaatgaacaattgTCAACAATGCAATCAATCAACAATTGAACGAGCATTTTGATATGATCTGATGTGCTTGTCTGCATCAGGCCAAAAATGAAAGTACCACCATTGATTAGGCAGAAAGAACTCACTCTCCATTGAGAAGCACCTCCACCTTTCGATTGTTCACCTGTCTGTCACTTCTGTGTCTATTCTGACGGGCCAAGAAATGGAAAGATTTTAACAGAGAAAGAGCAATTTTACAGGGATAAAGCTTGCTTAACAACTCACAATGTCATCTGAGGCATCTTTGGCTGCTGTCATTGAGAGCACCAGCAGCAGAGGCACCACGGTTGTAAACCACGCCAGTGAAGAAATCTCTGGAATCAACTAgaaaggagacagagagaattTTCCACTGGATGTTTTGTGGACACTTTGGCTAAAGGTTGTTCGTTGCAGACTTTTTAACAAAAAGGAACTGAGTGGCTCAATAATTATTTAGTGCTTCTGCTTCTAATGAGAGCAGTGAAAGTCCTTTCAGATAAATACCTGCAGAATGAGGAGGCACAAGAAGTAGGCATTGGCCAACCTCTGAAACTGCTCGAACAGATTGAGGGGCAGGAACGTGAGCAAATTGTATTTGGAGGTCTTGATGGCATTATTCTGGAGAGAAGATGAAAATCAGTGAGCACATTCCCTACGTACAATATAACACACGAGTTAGTCTCAACACTCACAGCATATTTATATGACAGGTTAAACTCTCTGTCATTGGCTCGTAGATGCCGCTCCACCTCTGGAAGTTAGAGAAAACAAGAActttaaaaataactttaaattagCACATTAAACATCTTAAATGTATGTTGAACAAGACGACCATACCCcatatccctgagcaagacactgaaccctgagttgctccatggagactgtccctgcTGATTTTAAGTCATTCTGAATAAGGGTGTTCGCTAAATAGCATAAATGTTGCTTTTACAGTGTTCTTTTTACAAGTATCTATAACAATAGGTACAGAGTAGCTAAATGCAATATACTGTACCTAAAATGAACGTTAGACACATTTTACGTCATTTACCAGaggcccttacaatcagtagttacagggacagtccccccctggagacactcagggttaagtgtcttgctcagggacacgatggtagtaagtgggatttgaacctgggtcttctggttcataggcgagtgtgttttaCCAcccattttattacataatatGTATACACGCACTGTAATAAGGCCTTAAGTGTGACTGCGGTGCAATTGGAAAATGTGGGATCCTATCAGTGATCTGTGTGCCGTTACCCTGAACCTTCTTCCCACCGCACTCCAGACCTAACGAGGACAACAGAGAGCCCATCTTCAGTCCTTACATGTCCATGATTCAGCCAGCAAAGACAGTCAGAGGACGAGCCAGAAGACCATCCTGTAAAACAGGTTATTTGACTGAGAAACAATGCAGCGATGGAACCAGGAATGATAAGGCTCGCAGTATCCTGAGCTAGAGTTAATGTGGTTAATAATAAACCTGCCTGTGAAGGAAACGGCGAGTGTTATCAGGGGGTAGCTGCTAACAAAGGTACAATTTACTGACAAAAACCTGTAGACCTGCTGCAGCTTCAGACACAAAGTCGCTACCAACACTTATTACGTTGGTATAGCATGTTCTGGTATTTTGTTCAACAGCAATGCGGTTAGTTAGCAATGCTCCCATAGTTTCTGGCCTATTTGACACATCATTTGGGTTTgggtttatttgaaatattctaaatgaaaacacacacccaaCGTGTGAATATGAACCTTGTCATGAATCTTATTCGTAGATTACAGGTTATTGGTTGAACTAAAATTGTCTGATGCCACAGAGCCTTTTTATAACATAAACACAAGTAATGAGAAATTAAAGCAGAAGTCTAACCATGTCTTGTAATGTCACCATGTACCTCAAGAGGTTATAGTTATGTATCAGTTATTTCAGGGTTATTGTACAGTAGTGAgaaaagtgtttgccccctctctgatttcttactttgtTTGTCACATTGAAATGTttcaaatcaaataattattttcagtcaaaaaccaaattttaaaaaacctaaaaaaaacaggattttattaaaaacataactTAACAGTGGTTCATTAGAACTGAGTTCACTAGAGCGCAATGACGACTCATCCAAGAGGTCACAAAACACCCCACAACAACATTAATTCTGCTGTCCACAAAAATTCCTGGAGAagaatgtccggccatctgttcGTGACCTCAATCTGACACGAacttgggttctgcagcaggacaatgatcaaaaacacagcaacatgtccaactctgattggctgaagaaagCAGGATGAAGACTCCAGAGTGGCCCAGTAACAGTCCTGACCTAAATCCTATTGAGATGCCAAATACTTCATTGCAGTTGTTGGTAATAAGGGCGGCCCAACCTTATATCACGTTTAGGGGCAATCAGTTTACCACACAAGGCCATGAATGTTTGGAGGTTGTTTTTTCTCtcctaaataataaaatccttcatttaactgcattttgtgttcacctgtgctTTTTTGactaatacagggagtgcagaattattaggcaagttgtatttttgaggaataattttattattgaacaaccaccatgttctcaatgaacccaaaaaactcattaatatcaaagctgaatgtttttggaagtagtttttagtttgtttttatttttagctattttagggggatatctgtgtgtgcaggtgactattactgtgcacaattattaggcaacttaacaaaaaacaaatatatacccatttcaattatttatttttaccagtgaaaccaatataacatctccacattcacaaatatacatttctgacattcaaaaacaaatcagcgaccaatatagccacctttctttgcaaagACACTCAAAAGCcggccatccatggattctgtcagtgttttgatctgttcaccatcaacattgcgtgcagcagcaaccacagcctcccagacactgttcagagaggagtactgttttccctccttgtaaatctcacatttgatgatggaccacaggttctcaatggggttcagatcaggtgaacaaggaggccatgtcattagtttttcttcttttataccctttcttgccagccacgctgtggagtacttggacgtgtgtgatggagcattgtcctgcatgaaaatcatgtttttcttgaaggatgcagacttcttcctgtacaactgcttgaaggtgtcttccagaaactggcagtaggactgggagttgagcttgactccatcctcaacccgaaaaggccccacaagctcatctttgatgataccagcccaaaccagtactccaccttgctggcgtctgagtcggactggagctctctggcctttaccaatccagccacgggcccatcaagactcactctcatttcatcagtccctAAAACCTTTCTTGGCCcggtcttgacgtttcagcttgtgtgtcttgttcagtggtggtcgtctttcagcctttcttaccttggccatgtctctgagtattgcacaccttgttcttttgggcactccagtgatgttgcagctctgaaatatggccaaactggtggcaagtggcatcttggcagctgcacgcttgacttttctcagttcatgggcagttattttgcgccttggtttttccacacgcttcttgcgaccctgttgactattttgaatgaaacgcttgattgttcgatgatcacgcttcagaagctttgcaattttaagagtgctgcatccctctgcaagatatctcactattttttacttttctgagcctatcaagtccttcttttgacccattttgccaaaggaaagaagttgcctaataattatgcacacctgatatagggtgttgatgtcattagaccacaccccttctcattacagagatgcacatcacctaatatgcttaattggcagtaggctttcgagcctatacagcttggagtaagacaacatgcatgaagaggatgatgtggacaaaatactcatttgcctaataattctgcactccctgtatttaaaTTTGTTTGATGACCTGAAACATTTGAATGTGACTGACATGAAAAAAGTATGAAAGAGAGGGGGCCAACACTTTTTCAGACCACTTCATATACAGCACTAGCATAACATCAGTGTAATTCCTCCTGATTTGGGGATCATTTGAAGCATTCTCTGAAGGTTTTAATCATGCATTTCAAGTTTTGTTATAATTTGGATTGGCGATTGGATAATGATAGCAGAACCGACAAAGCTAGTCATGAATCAACCAGTAACAGGTGTGCACTCTGATGTGCACAACTATCACAACCCTATAAAACCATAAACAGCTCACTGATTAACCTCTGTATTGCTGGAGAAAATGGAGAACAGCACCACCACACAGGCAGAGGAAGCCCTTTGAAACCAGGATACAAAGGCAGAAGTCCTAATCTCTGTCAGCGGATGGTTCATAACCCTGAAATTCGACCTCTCAGTGCACATAGTCCTCACACTGCCGTCCAACCCTCGATTTTATTAATCTTATCTCTCGCACTCCTCATTCGTAACTGCTGGGAACAGGTAAAGACACAATAAACTGCACACACCCTGCCCTTGTAAAACTAAGGAAAACACGCTCATGTGCATATTGCAAACTCTTCCCAGCATAGAAGTTATTCCCGACCAAACAGTGAAATAATCAAGTCAAGTGTTTAAgtcatttttgttcattatgGCCAAACATGTGCATTACCCTGCACTTCATGCAAGTGTCTGTCTAAAGTAAAATCAGTGTTTTTATTCCCATTCAAACATTTCAGATAAAGTATTTCAACTAATCACTTTAAACTTGGCCATGAAGGTCATCATGACCAAAGAAGAAACAGCCTTGACCCCCAACTCTACATGAAGATATGTCCTAGCTAACTGTCCATGATGTGTATGATGAGAATAAATTAGAATGATTGTACACTATAAAACTGACACAAATAAACCCAAAAAGTCatgaataaagacaaaaaagacTCCTATTGACATACCTGGCAATAGTCCTTGTAGGAACTGTAGAGTTCGGACCACTTAAAAGAACATAATACAACTcatgtgactccaaatccaagCAGATATTTTCAAAGGAATACAATTTCCAAAAAGCCCTTCTGCCCCGAGAACCAGCCTCAGGTGGAGTGGACAATGGTGCAGTGTGGAGGGCGCGGCAGGTAGGGTGGATTCCTCGTTTCCTGAATGAGCAGGAGAATACTGACGTCAGTGGAGGGGCTCTGGACAGGAGGCATTCTGGGTGGAGGCCTGTTGGTTGGTGGGATACGATCCCGGGCCCGTCTTTAGACTGCACGGAGGGCGGGAGTCCACCCCCTCTACACCAACACCATTAGAGAGTCTATTAGAAACCCCAGCAGAAAGTGAGCAAACAATGGTGTGATCTTTGGACTGTGGAAGTGGTGAGAGTGAACAAGTGGCAATAAATAAACGGATGGGAGGAAGCCGCTGCTgcgcaaataaaaaaatcccatatGACCATGTATATGAAAAAAAGGTGTCCACAAAAACTGACCATATTACAAATGGTTACTGACCAGTGTGCTCCTACCATCCTCTCTGCATCCATGTCATGTCTGGAGACCTTTTCTCTCTCCATTCTGCAGATTACTCTCCGTTGCACAGGCTCATATGAGCTACATAggcattcatattttaatgccAGAGGGcatcacagcaaaatgtgtcctctgtcctcAGTGTGTGTCTCAGTGGCACAGCAAAGTGTGTCCTCACTtgtctcagtggcaccttagcagtttaaatccttctgattacaggtctgcttccttacctgctaggccaccactgaccgaATAGCAATCAAAACGATGTTTGGGCAGCTTTGGGAAGTCCGAGGAGACATGAGACCAggggcgatgggggcgaggcagaggaagaagaaggccTTTTGGCCTTTGGTTGTTGACCTTGTGTGCGGTGACGTTTGCCTGTACATTTGTGGCCAGGCCtagtttcctccaaatgtgacacctggcaccaaagaccagagagttttgtttctcattgtctgagagtccttccggtggcttttggcaaactccaggtgggctcCCTTTTACTAAGGCATGGCTTCCCTCTGGGCACT contains:
- the atp8b5b gene encoding phospholipid-transporting ATPase ID — protein: MGSLLSSLGLECGGKKVQEVERHLRANDREFNLSYKYANNAIKTSKYNLLTFLPLNLFEQFQRLANAYFLCLLILQLIPEISSLAWFTTVVPLLLVLSMTAAKDASDDINRHRSDRQVNNRKVEVLLNGELKSEKWMNVQVGDIIKLESNQFVTADLLLLSSSEPLNLVYIETAELDGETNLKVKQALTVTGDMGDSIEQLSAFDGEVRCEPPNNRLDKFTGNLTFQSHTYALDNEKILLRGCTLRNTEWCFGLVIFGGQDTKLMQNCGKTMFKRTSIDHLMNVLVLCIFGFLVFMCTVLAIGKGIWEYQDGSVFTVFLPRQNGANAAFSAFLTFWSYVIILNTVVPISLYVSVEIIRLGNSYYIDWDRKMYHTNSDTPAQARTTTLNEELGQIKYIFSDKTGTLTQNIMTFNKCSINGRSYGDVLDFTGQRMEITEKTEHVDFSWNRLADPKFRFHDLSLLEAVKQGSAEVQAFFRLLALCHTVMPEEKKEGELVYQAQSPDEGALVTAARNFGFVFKARTPESIEVIEMGTSITYELLAVLDFNNVRKRMSVIVRSPEGKLTLYCKGADTIIYERLHPSCSKLMEVTTEHLNEYAGDGLRTLVLAYKDLDEEYFEEWRLRHHAASTSLEDREEKLDAIYEEIEKELQLLGASAVEDKLQDGVPQTIEQLAKADIKIWVLTGDKQETAENIGYSCNMLREEMKEVFTVAANTAEEVKEELLNARRKMCPGSSDDPPFLKSGILAKKSLVVEDEKVDGEYGLVINGHSLAFALQEDLRLELLRTACMCQAVICCRVTPLQKAQVVELVKQHKKAVTLAIGDGANDVSMIKVAHIGVGISGQEGMQAVLSSDYSFAQFRYLQRLLLVHGRWSYLRMCKFLCYFFYKNFTFTFVHFWYGFFCGFSAQTVYDEWFITLYNLVYTALPVLGLSLFDQDVNDRWSFQYPQLYGPGQLNMYFSARAFVGCLMHSCYSSLVLFFIPYAAIHDTVRDDGKDIADYQSFALLAQTCLLVAVNMQLGLDTFYWTAVNQFFLWGSMSVYFAVSFTMYSNGMYLIFPSSFPFIGVARNSLNQPNVWLTVFLTSILCVLPVLAYRFLRLQLKPNINDKVRHKVRQAKAPPPPPPRRIRPRRISTRRSGYAFSHARGYGDLVTSGGFLRRPIKTRPALFMRSSAAGSPVAESSPQMYRTIPENQQL